A genomic region of Palaemon carinicauda isolate YSFRI2023 chromosome 11, ASM3689809v2, whole genome shotgun sequence contains the following coding sequences:
- the LOC137649463 gene encoding uncharacterized protein, giving the protein MAGGYCLSKSQRHKCPGIQMSDGCLGTDCFCCVPDTNLCINKPACTNTNGTCLEKAYWTDCNYEVDSSLCVGNACACCREKKCARSAECEDQGGYCFRRRKNPSRQHVCHGSEIPSGCGGPECFCCIPDPGRSR; this is encoded by the exons ATGGCCGGAGGCTACTGCTTATCCAAAAGCCAGCGACACAAATGTCCAGGAATCCAGATGAGTGACGGGTGTCTCGGCACTGACTGTTTCTGCTGCGTTCCAG ATACTAACTTATGCATAAACAAACCAGCATGCACAAACACGAACGGGACCTGCTTGGAAAAAGCATATTGGACCGACTGCAATTACGAAGTGGATTCCTCCCTCTGCGTGGGAAACGCCTGTGCTTGTTGCAGGGAGAAGA AATGCGCGCGCAGTGCCGAGTGTGAAGACCAGGGAGGTTATTGCTTCAGAAGGAGGAAGAATCCTTCAAGACAACATGTCTGTCACGGCTCGGAGATTCCCTCTGGTTGTGGAGGCCCTGAGTGCTTTTGCTGTATTCCAGATCCAG GTAGAAGCAGGTGA
- the LOC137650165 gene encoding uncharacterized protein — MSNGTCLKKPDWTTCDREVDAMFCTGQDCACCRDKKCERTAACKDQGGYCIRKKRNTGKNHVCNGREVAGGCGPTNCVCCVPTPGK; from the exons ATGAGTAATGGAACGTGTTTGAAAAAGCCAGACTGGACAACTTGCGACAGGGAAGTCGACGCCATGTTCTGTACGGGCCAGGATTGTGCCTGCTGTAGGGACAAAA AATGCGAGCGCACCGCTGCATGCAAAGACCAGGGAGGATACTGCATTAGGAAGAAGAGGAATACTGGGAAAAATCACGTCTGCAATGGCCGGGAGGTTGCTGGAGGCTGTGGACCAACTAACTGCGTCTGCTGCGTCCCAACGCCAG GCAAATAA